CCACCTGAAATAATCAGGTCAGCATTTCCTGATTGTATCATTGAAGCGCCAAAATTGGTTGCTTGTTGGCCCGAGCCACAGAGTCGATTAATCGTGGTACCTGGTACTGTTATTGGCCAGCCAGCTCCTAACACGGACGCTCGAGCAACACACCACCCTTGCTCCCCAACCTGGGTGACGCAACCGAGAATTACGTCTTCGATAAGCTCTGGCGAAAGAGCGTTTCGCTGCGTAATCCCATTGAGGGGATGAGTCATTAAATCGATTGGATGAACTGACTGAAATGCCCCTTTTCTCTTCGCACGTGGAGTGCGGCAGGTGTCGATAATATATGCTGTTTGACTCTGACTCATTGTGATTCCTTATCTGAAACGTGAACATCTACTCGTCTATTTAATTGGCGTCCTACGGGTGTTTCATTACTCGCAATCGGCCGCTTACTTCCGAAACTTGATACATGCACCAGTGATGATGGGAAACCCTTCGCAGTAAAATATGCTGCTACATTTCGAGCTCGTGATTCTGATAGCCGCTCGTTATAGCTTGGGGTTCCAGAGTCATCAGAGTGACCGATTACATGTACACTGATAGTTCTGGGCGATTGAAGGATTGAGTTGGCAATAACCTCTAGATTTGATACTGCTCCCGCTCGCATGTTCGTGGAATCAATATCAAAGAAAATTTGATAGACTCCCCCGATGTAACTCGAAAAGGAGCGTGAATCAAGGTCGGCTTGAATATCTGCTAGTCGGTGACGGTTGGCTGCATTCGCCACCTTAATAGACTCTAACGCTTCTTCTTGTTTCTCAAGAGCGCTCTCGTTGATATCAAATCCGGCACCTTGCAAACTTCCCTGTACCAGACCGAGTCCAGCACCGACGGCTACCCCTTCACCATCATGCATGATCTGGTTGCCGACTACAGCACCAGCTCCTGCGCCCCAAGCAGCCCCCAAAACCGCACCTGCAATTGTCTTGTCTGGGCCAGGCTGTGGATTTGAGCAGCCCAACGGCAGCCATGATAAAGAAAAGAGAAACATAATGCTCATAGAGAGATTTGTCAGGCGCATATTCACTCCGTTACAATTACTCACTGTCACGTAGTAGTATCACGTCTCCGCGATAAACTTACAACTACTCGATTTTAGCCGCGCGTTTCTCTTTCAAGAGAACTGACAGCACCATCAGACCACCGAGGAGGCTTAGAACCGTCCATGGCAGATTCCCCAGTCTTGTATAAATTGTTTCTGACTGAATAGGAAAGATCTCCCCTTTGAGCGCTCCCTCTGTTGCAGAAGAAAGCTCATGAATTGTCGTTCCGAGGGGATTTACAATCGCCGTTTTTCCAGTATTTGTTGCTCTTAGGTGAAAACGGTTATTCTCAATGGCTCGAAATGAGGCGATAAGGTGGTGTTGGTCAAGAGCCGCGGTATCTCCAAACCAAGCGTCGTTTGTAAGATTTACGAGAAACTCAGCCCCAGCTTTTACAGATTCTCTCGCGAGCGATTGAATGACATCTTCGTAACAGATTAATGTTCCTGCTCGAACGTTTTTTTCTACTCCGTTGTCCTTGAGAGAGATGCGATGAATCCCTGGAGTAGCTCCCGCTGTAAAATTTGCTGCCATATTATTAATTTTCATCAGCCAGGGGAAGGTCTGACTGAGGGGAGTATACTCTCCATACGGCATCAGGATTTGTTTATGATAAGGAGTTCCGATCGCACCATCTGAATTAATCAGGAGCGCACTATTGAACTGTTTTTCTCGTGTTTCAAAAGTGAGTAAACCAGAGAGGAGGGGAGCAAAACGCAAATGAGGAAGTCGGGGGTCTTGGCTCCGATGAGTGATGCCAGCATAGGTCCAATTCATAATTGCAGACTCTGGCCAGATAATCAGGGTGTTTTCTGAGTCATACGGCATTGAGAGATTGAGATGAGTGCGAATGTCGTTTGCCGCAGAGGAACGTGTATTTTCTCGATGCAGCGGAATATTTCCTTGGATGAGCGCTACCGAGATAGTCTGGCGTTCAGCGCGTTGTGCGGAAAATCGTGCTATTTGCTGATGACCGTAGAGCACAGAAATGATCATAACAAGGAATGAATAGAAGAGTCCTTTTCTGGCGACTCTTAGGCGTATCACGCCCTCTGCGAACCAGACCATGATAAATGATATTCCAAGTGTTCCGACAATGCCTGCTATTTGGGCGAACTCAGTGAAGGCAAGTTGCGAATGCCCGAGATGCCAAGGGAAAATGCGAACAGACCACTGCTCTGAAATAATCCATGCGATTGGAGCACTGAGTGCATAGTGGTTGAGTCGTGAGGGTAGGTATTTCAGGAGTAAGCCGAAGAGGGGAAACTGAAGTGCGCTTCCCAAAACAAAGACGATGAAAATAGGCACTGCAGCGACGAGTGGAAAGGCTCCGAAGCGGTGAATTGTTTCCAGTAGCCAGAAGAAGCCAAAGAGCTGGATAAAACATCCGGTAAAAAAGAGATTTTTCAGGGGCTGTTTGCCTCGAATAATCAGAAGGATGCCTATTATCCCGAGCCAAGACAAAACACAGTGAGTCGAGGTTCCCGGATACCACCATCCGATTCCAATAAGAGAAGCGACAAGGAAGCTTTGAAACAGGGGTAGAAGAGTCGCGCTCGAAAAGAGTCGTCGAGAGTCTTCTTTCATTCTGTTGTTCCCCCAAGATTCAACTGAACTTTCTCCGGCTCTGTTCTGTTCAGGAAAAGGGATTGCTTACGAAAGACTCTCCATGCAGCAGAGTCTCAATGAAGAGTAAGCGATTATATTTAGCGGTACGCTCAGCTCTACACACGGATCCTGTCTTTATTTGTCCAGCTCCAGTAGCAACTGCGAGGTCTGCTATGAAGGTATCTTCTGTTTCTCCAGAGCGATGGGAGATGACCGAGCTGTAGCCGCGCTCTTGCGCCAGAGCGATTGCCTCAAGTGTCTCAGTTACCGTTCCAATCTGATTGAGCTTTATCAGAATTGAATTTGCACATCCTTTTTCAATTCCCTGACGAAGACGGTCTGGATTTGTCACAAAGAGATCGTCTCCGACGAGCTGCACTTTACTTCCAAGTGCTGAAGTGAGATCCCGCCATCCATCCCAATCATTCTCATCGAGTCCATCCTCGATGCTTACAATCGGAAACTTTTCGCACCAGTTTTCATACAGTCGGATTAGCTCATCTGAACCCTTTTCACCACCACCGCTCTTTTCAAGTGTATATACTCCTTTTGAGCGATCATAGAATTCACTTGCAGCACAGTCGAGCGCCACCGAGATTTCCTCTCCCGGCGTGTATTTTGCTCCTTCAATAGCGAGCATCAGCATTTCAAGCGCTTCTTCCTGTGAAGAAAACTGAGGGGCGAACCCACCTTCATCTCCCACGCCAGTGCTATACCCTTTCTCGACCAGCATCTTCTTTAACGTATGAAACACCTCAGAAGCTGCTCGGATATTTTCAAAGAAAGTCCCTGAGCTATGGGGAACAATCATGAATTCTTGAAAATCAAGGGAGTTGGTGGCATGCGCTCCTCCATTGATGACGTTGACGAGTGGTACAGGTAGACATCTCGCATTGGCACCTCCAAGATAGCGAAAGAGCGGAATGCCGAGGAAGTTTGCTCCGGCTTTTGCAGCAGCAAGGCTTACTCCCAGAATAGCATTTGCTCCAAGTCGTGACTTATTTGGTGTTCCGTCAAGTTCGAGTAGCGCCCGATCGAGAGCCGAGAGCTCCAGTACGTCGTATCCGAGAATTTCTTCAGCGATCTCACCGTGAATCGATTCTATAGCTTTGAGGACGCCCTTCCCAAAGTATCGGTCTTTGTCACCGTCTCTTAGCTCATGTGCTTCATATTCACCAGTTGATGCACCTGAAGGAACGGCTGCTTCTCCGATCGTGCCATCTGAGAGTTGGACGAATGCAGCAACAGTGGGCAGCCCTCTTGAATCGAGACACTCATAGGCGTAAATGTTTTCGATTGC
This genomic stretch from bacterium harbors:
- a CDS encoding OmpA family protein, coding for MRLTNLSMSIMFLFSLSWLPLGCSNPQPGPDKTIAGAVLGAAWGAGAGAVVGNQIMHDGEGVAVGAGLGLVQGSLQGAGFDINESALEKQEEALESIKVANAANRHRLADIQADLDSRSFSSYIGGVYQIFFDIDSTNMRAGAVSNLEVIANSILQSPRTISVHVIGHSDDSGTPSYNERLSESRARNVAAYFTAKGFPSSLVHVSSFGSKRPIASNETPVGRQLNRRVDVHVSDKESQ
- a CDS encoding phosphopyruvate hydratase — protein: MSDSGSAIENIYAYECLDSRGLPTVAAFVQLSDGTIGEAAVPSGASTGEYEAHELRDGDKDRYFGKGVLKAIESIHGEIAEEILGYDVLELSALDRALLELDGTPNKSRLGANAILGVSLAAAKAGANFLGIPLFRYLGGANARCLPVPLVNVINGGAHATNSLDFQEFMIVPHSSGTFFENIRAASEVFHTLKKMLVEKGYSTGVGDEGGFAPQFSSQEEALEMLMLAIEGAKYTPGEEISVALDCAASEFYDRSKGVYTLEKSGGGEKGSDELIRLYENWCEKFPIVSIEDGLDENDWDGWRDLTSALGSKVQLVGDDLFVTNPDRLRQGIEKGCANSILIKLNQIGTVTETLEAIALAQERGYSSVISHRSGETEDTFIADLAVATGAGQIKTGSVCRAERTAKYNRLLFIETLLHGESFVSNPFS
- the lnt gene encoding apolipoprotein N-acyltransferase, producing MKEDSRRLFSSATLLPLFQSFLVASLIGIGWWYPGTSTHCVLSWLGIIGILLIIRGKQPLKNLFFTGCFIQLFGFFWLLETIHRFGAFPLVAAVPIFIVFVLGSALQFPLFGLLLKYLPSRLNHYALSAPIAWIISEQWSVRIFPWHLGHSQLAFTEFAQIAGIVGTLGISFIMVWFAEGVIRLRVARKGLFYSFLVMIISVLYGHQQIARFSAQRAERQTISVALIQGNIPLHRENTRSSAANDIRTHLNLSMPYDSENTLIIWPESAIMNWTYAGITHRSQDPRLPHLRFAPLLSGLLTFETREKQFNSALLINSDGAIGTPYHKQILMPYGEYTPLSQTFPWLMKINNMAANFTAGATPGIHRISLKDNGVEKNVRAGTLICYEDVIQSLARESVKAGAEFLVNLTNDAWFGDTAALDQHHLIASFRAIENNRFHLRATNTGKTAIVNPLGTTIHELSSATEGALKGEIFPIQSETIYTRLGNLPWTVLSLLGGLMVLSVLLKEKRAAKIE